The Branchiostoma floridae strain S238N-H82 chromosome 1, Bfl_VNyyK, whole genome shotgun sequence sequence gtgggaaaaaataaagttcatgAAACATGTCAAAAGATGTATACTAAAAAGTGGCCCCATGGTatgattttacattttttcctgagtttttgttggaaattgagttcccttgggaataggtaaGCTGGCTCCCAGGGGATTTGAACCTTTTGGGGGAGTTTAAGGCTTAAAAGCATAGATAAGATGACATGAAATGGAATAAAGTATCCTATTATTTTGAACAACAAAACCTCGTTCTCTCAATTTTCAAGGGATTTCCAAATGTTGAGTTTTCACGAACTAAAATTGTATCACGAGGTCACCTTTTCCTGCCTTAAAATTCTGTACtacacattttctgacatattttagaaaattaatcTTTTTCACGCGCATTTTTTTTCCTGCGCCCAAAAAGTTCTCATATTAACATTTGTTATTTATTCAACCCTATGTTAGTTATGATTTTCCTGTTTCTTGCTTTGTTATGGTTTTGTAagggttgccatggaaaccagtTAAAGCTAACTGAAGGGACAAGTAAAGatgcatgaataaataaatagaaatgtatgttttgtttgtagctttcatcatccaCATAAAGACATAGTTTCCTTACAGTTGTTTGTACCCAAGCgctgtactactagtagtagtactttTTCTTAGAAATATAATTGACTTGATGACATTGTCCATAtggtaaaaaaatatcatttacaatTCTCTCCTGCCTAGCTAGTATGATAAGAAAGCAAATAAAAGGTCAAAATGTCAATTCTAAGCCATGGACTATGATGGAGAAAGCTCAACATTCCTCTCTTTTGTTGGCAGGTCAAGGCAGATGACTCTTCTCACCATGAGTCTATGTCTAGTTATGACGGAGACTGTGAGTCAGCTAGCCAATCAGAGTGCGCCACCTTACCTCCCCAACAGGATGTGGAGATGAAAAGTGATCAAGACCGTACGTGCTCCCCTGAAAGTGACTCTTCCAGCTCAGCAGAGAGAAAGCTCACAAGACGACAGAAGCCAAGAAAGAAAGGGAGAGCTGCAGTACAGAAGACTCTAACAGGCGGTGTGTTGTCTCCAAGTAGGAGGCACATTACAGGCAACACTCCACAAGAGGAAGTCTTCACTCTTGAAATAGATCCTTCAGCAAAATCCAGCACAAAGGGAGCAGTAAAAGATTCCACAGGCAATAGTCCACTGTACCAACATAAGTTGATGAAGAAGGAAGCATACAATTCAGCCATTTCACCACCATTGGTTGGAATAAAACCCCTCAATGCCTCTGATACCTCCACACCCAGTGTAGATGCCAGAGGATCTGCCACGTGTAGTTTCATGGACGATTCAGCTTTTGGGTTTGGCGCGTTGGAAGAGTTTTCCAGTATCCCACCCATTGAGCTAGTCGTCTCTCCCGTGAAGGAGGTCTCCCCATTGGTAAATGTCAGACCGCGGAGGCAGAGAGCAGCAAAGGCCATGCCGCCATCAAGCGTGTCGGATGTGTCCAGATCTTCTCCTTCAAAGTTGT is a genomic window containing:
- the LOC118417849 gene encoding sororin-B-like isoform X2 yields the protein MIDVPCGDSSSEDTGPSKPADMVPRLSRKTRQKENKRRCKDHVKADDSSHHESMSSYDGDCESASQSECATLPPQQDVEMKSDQDRTCSPESDSSSSAERKLTRRQKPRKKGRAAVQKTLTGGVLSPSRRHITGNTPQEEVFTLEIDPSAKSSTKGAVKDSTGNSPLYQHKLMKKEAYNSAISPPLVGIKPLNASDTSTPSVDARGSATCSFMDDSAFGFGALEEFSSIPPIELVVSPVKEVSPLVNVRPRRQRAAKAMPPSSVSDVSRSSPSKLSPSLEHKLRLTQAHEGRRSTRQSARFSKSAQKAFSSSTVSPSSPQTTASSHVSLEASTSLFKKPTASANTTDQLLERSVKGSVTSPTATATSPDSSMSSLVSPHKRKVPPGMYDMPIPDKEKKKRRKVHKKTKEEMEEWAAHMNAEFNKIDSFELEVE
- the LOC118417849 gene encoding sororin-B-like isoform X1, with protein sequence MLKMPRKRSSRINTRANSHQTATKVPCGDSSSEDTGPSKPADMVPRLSRKTRQKENKRRCKDHVKADDSSHHESMSSYDGDCESASQSECATLPPQQDVEMKSDQDRTCSPESDSSSSAERKLTRRQKPRKKGRAAVQKTLTGGVLSPSRRHITGNTPQEEVFTLEIDPSAKSSTKGAVKDSTGNSPLYQHKLMKKEAYNSAISPPLVGIKPLNASDTSTPSVDARGSATCSFMDDSAFGFGALEEFSSIPPIELVVSPVKEVSPLVNVRPRRQRAAKAMPPSSVSDVSRSSPSKLSPSLEHKLRLTQAHEGRRSTRQSARFSKSAQKAFSSSTVSPSSPQTTASSHVSLEASTSLFKKPTASANTTDQLLERSVKGSVTSPTATATSPDSSMSSLVSPHKRKVPPGMYDMPIPDKEKKKRRKVHKKTKEEMEEWAAHMNAEFNKIDSFELEVE